Proteins from one Syntrophales bacterium genomic window:
- a CDS encoding cation:proton antiporter subunit C, with product MEFLLGHYSYFFVFVLLCIGLYAVLFMRNLVKQIIGLNIFQGAIILFWVSCAVKWNATVPIYDPDIGLGSTALYINPLPHTLMLTAIVVGVATTGVAYALLIIIYKHYKTVDEEKLIEEMKRW from the coding sequence ATGGAATTCTTGCTCGGACACTACAGCTACTTTTTTGTCTTCGTCCTCCTCTGTATAGGACTCTACGCGGTTCTGTTCATGAGGAACCTGGTGAAGCAGATCATCGGCCTGAACATCTTCCAGGGGGCCATCATTTTATTCTGGGTGTCCTGCGCCGTTAAGTGGAACGCCACCGTTCCCATATACGACCCGGACATCGGACTTGGAAGCACGGCTCTTTACATCAACCCGCTTCCCCACACGCTGATGCTGACGGCGATCGTTGTGGGTGTCGCGACGACGGGTGTGGCCTACGCTCTCCTGATTATCATTTATAAACACTACAAGACGGTCGACGAAGAAAAACTGATCGAAGAAATGAAGCGATGGTAA